From the genome of Triticum aestivum cultivar Chinese Spring chromosome 3B, IWGSC CS RefSeq v2.1, whole genome shotgun sequence, one region includes:
- the LOC123068248 gene encoding uncharacterized protein isoform X1 has translation MGEHLALLVDRLLTESTLEAAIVSRKQAEPEDAPAAIVYCCDIAAAGGDPSKMVECRICQEEDWDTGMEAPCACRGSLKYAHRKCIQRWCNEKGDTVCEICLQQFRPGYTAPQQLFHYGSIPMNFRGNWEVARHDLHDSQVITMVPSERDFMDEYDDYFPVRTRSSAMCCRTVAIIFLALLVLRHTLPLMVGGDGEYSFALFLLLVLRTAGILFPILVMVRAMATFHRRRRQQGNQGTYMFFSDTEDEDEEEEEDAESDPARPRYQPRLIPVY, from the exons ATGGGTGAACACCTCGCGCTGCTGGTGGACCGCCTGCTCACGGAGTCCACGCTGGAGGCGGCCATCGTGAGCAGGAAGCAGGCTGAGCCGGAGGACGCGCCGGCGGCGATCGTCTACTGCTGTGACATCGCCGCCGCAGGCGGCGACCCGAGCAAGATGGTGGAGTGCAGGATCTGCCAGGAGGAGGACTGGGACACCGGCATGGAGGCCCCCTGCGCCTGCCGCGGCAGCCTCAAG TACGCGCACCGAAAATGCATCCAGCGCTGGTGCAACGAGAAAGGCGACACCGTCTGCGAAATATGCTTGCAg CAATTCAGGCCAGGTTACACTGCCCCACAGCAGCTGTTCCACTATGGAAGCATACCAATGAACTTCAG GGGGAACTGGGAAGTTGCGCGGCACGATCTCCACGACTCGCAGGTCATAACAATGGTGCCCTCGGAGCGCGACTTCATGGACGAGTACGACGACTACTTTCCGGTCAGGACGAGGAGCAGCGCCATGTGTTGCCGGACAGTCGCCATCATT TTCCTGGCCCTCCTGGTTCTCCGGCACACTCTCCCTCTcatggtcggcggcgacggggagTACTCGTTTGCTCTGTTTTTG CTTCTTGTGCTGAGAACCGCCGGAATTCTGTTTCCGATCTTGGTGATGGTGAGAGCAATGGCGACCTTCCATCGTCGTCGCCGCCAACAG GGAAACCAGGGAACTTACATGTTCTTCTCGGacaccgaggacgaggacgaggaggaagaagaggatgccGAATCCGATCCTGCGCGGCCTCGCTACCAACCACGCCTTATCCCCGTCTACTGA
- the LOC123068248 gene encoding uncharacterized protein isoform X2, with protein MGEHLALLVDRLLTESTLEAAIVSRKQAEPEDAPAAIVYCCDIAAAGGDPSKMVECRICQEEDWDTGMEAPCACRGSLKYAHRKCIQRWCNEKGDTVCEICLQQFRPGYTAPQQLFHYGSIPMNFRGNWEVARHDLHDSQVITMVPSERDFMDEYDDYFPVRTRSSAMCCRTVAIIFLALLVLRHTLPLMVGGDGEYSFALFLLLVLRTAGILFPILVMVRAMATFHRRRRQQSCAYTIF; from the exons ATGGGTGAACACCTCGCGCTGCTGGTGGACCGCCTGCTCACGGAGTCCACGCTGGAGGCGGCCATCGTGAGCAGGAAGCAGGCTGAGCCGGAGGACGCGCCGGCGGCGATCGTCTACTGCTGTGACATCGCCGCCGCAGGCGGCGACCCGAGCAAGATGGTGGAGTGCAGGATCTGCCAGGAGGAGGACTGGGACACCGGCATGGAGGCCCCCTGCGCCTGCCGCGGCAGCCTCAAG TACGCGCACCGAAAATGCATCCAGCGCTGGTGCAACGAGAAAGGCGACACCGTCTGCGAAATATGCTTGCAg CAATTCAGGCCAGGTTACACTGCCCCACAGCAGCTGTTCCACTATGGAAGCATACCAATGAACTTCAG GGGGAACTGGGAAGTTGCGCGGCACGATCTCCACGACTCGCAGGTCATAACAATGGTGCCCTCGGAGCGCGACTTCATGGACGAGTACGACGACTACTTTCCGGTCAGGACGAGGAGCAGCGCCATGTGTTGCCGGACAGTCGCCATCATT TTCCTGGCCCTCCTGGTTCTCCGGCACACTCTCCCTCTcatggtcggcggcgacggggagTACTCGTTTGCTCTGTTTTTG CTTCTTGTGCTGAGAACCGCCGGAATTCTGTTTCCGATCTTGGTGATGGTGAGAGCAATGGCGACCTTCCATCGTCGTCGCCGCCAACAG AGTTGTGCGTATACTATTTTCTGA
- the LOC123068248 gene encoding uncharacterized protein isoform X3, which translates to MGEHLALLVDRLLTESTLEAAIVSRKQAEPEDAPAAIVYCCDIAAAGGDPSKMVECRICQEEDWDTGMEAPCACRGSLKYAHRKCIQRWCNEKGDTVCEICLQQFRPGYTAPQQLFHYGSIPMNFRGNWEVARHDLHDSQVITMVPSERDFMDEYDDYFPVRTRSSAMCCRTVAIIFLALLVLRHTLPLMVGGDGEYSFALFLLLVLRTAGILFPILVMVRAMATFHRRRRQQIT; encoded by the exons ATGGGTGAACACCTCGCGCTGCTGGTGGACCGCCTGCTCACGGAGTCCACGCTGGAGGCGGCCATCGTGAGCAGGAAGCAGGCTGAGCCGGAGGACGCGCCGGCGGCGATCGTCTACTGCTGTGACATCGCCGCCGCAGGCGGCGACCCGAGCAAGATGGTGGAGTGCAGGATCTGCCAGGAGGAGGACTGGGACACCGGCATGGAGGCCCCCTGCGCCTGCCGCGGCAGCCTCAAG TACGCGCACCGAAAATGCATCCAGCGCTGGTGCAACGAGAAAGGCGACACCGTCTGCGAAATATGCTTGCAg CAATTCAGGCCAGGTTACACTGCCCCACAGCAGCTGTTCCACTATGGAAGCATACCAATGAACTTCAG GGGGAACTGGGAAGTTGCGCGGCACGATCTCCACGACTCGCAGGTCATAACAATGGTGCCCTCGGAGCGCGACTTCATGGACGAGTACGACGACTACTTTCCGGTCAGGACGAGGAGCAGCGCCATGTGTTGCCGGACAGTCGCCATCATT TTCCTGGCCCTCCTGGTTCTCCGGCACACTCTCCCTCTcatggtcggcggcgacggggagTACTCGTTTGCTCTGTTTTTG CTTCTTGTGCTGAGAACCGCCGGAATTCTGTTTCCGATCTTGGTGATGGTGAGAGCAATGGCGACCTTCCATCGTCGTCGCCGCCAACAG ATCACTTGA